The Poecilia reticulata strain Guanapo linkage group LG4, Guppy_female_1.0+MT, whole genome shotgun sequence genomic interval CATTTTTTGGGGATGTTTGTCGTTTTGCTTTTGCACTCGGCCTGGCAAAATGTAAAGGCCTGACTAAGCCTCTGTGGTGCGGTATAATAAAATCCATCACAGAAAGCCCACCTCTCATTAATATTCTCTGTCTAGACACTGTATCCGTCTCCTTGAAAACCCCagtcaccattttatttttgagcgAGTCAAGATTATCATTTGACAAAACAGAAAGGCCTTTCCAGATTTTCTActgaaaatgaactttttaagaGAATTTAAACCCCGTTAATAAAGCAGTCACTCATATGGAGCATGAGTTTGCTCTTTTTCTCGGCTTGGGCTCCCCAAAATCCCTTTCGTCTGCACCACAGTGGCTGAAAGAGCACATAGTCTGTGACAGTCTGCGCATGCCCAAGCGAAACACGCTGTTCGACAGACTGTAGATGACACAGTTGCAGAAGCTGTTGCTAATGGCCAGCCATGTGGTGATGAAGGACAGGGCTGGGATATCTAACACGTGGGAACTCTCTAGAAGAAAGTAGATTATGTAAGGAAGCCAAAGCATATAGAAAACGCTTGTGATGCGGAACAGCACCATGGCGTAGCGTCGATCTGGTCCGTGCCCTCCGTGATGCCCACCGCTGTTCCCCTCCCCGGGCTCCATCTCCTGGCTGGGGAACCGGGCTCTCCGTTCGCTGATCTCCCTGTTGTGTTGTTGGCAAATGCGAAAGATGTGGTAATACGTAAAACAGACGACTAGTGCGGCGGGTGCATAAAGAAAGCACACCACAAAGCCAGTGAATATGGCCGAGGTGGGCCAAGAGTGAGCGCACCATTCAAATATATCCCCATGGTATCCTGGCTTACCCCAACCAAAGAAGGAGGGCAAGAACACCAGGCTGGAGTAAACCCAAATGATGGCGATGCAGCCTCGTAGTCGACATGGCGTCACCAGTTGGTTGTATGATAGTGGTTTAGTTATGGCTAGGTAACGATCCACACTGATGCAGGCCAAACAGGCCATCGAGACGCTCTTCAGAACCGAGATGACGTAGCTGAAAACCTGGCACGTGATTGGTTCCTGGACACCTGCTGGGTAGTGTAGCAGAGACAAGGTGGGCACAAGGCAACTGAGACCAACCAGCAGGTCAGCGTAGGCCATCGTCTGGATGAAGTAGCTTGTGGTGTAGTGATGCAGCAGAGGGGCACAGTGAAACACGAAGATCACCGTCAGGTTGCCGACGATAATGAGGACCGTCAAAAGCACGATGACAACAGTCTCCAATATGCACG includes:
- the gpr52 gene encoding probable G-protein coupled receptor 52, encoding MNHSELTTDPTLTANSSDGDIFSGRVSNHSCPLGWGLKEGVEACILETVVIVLLTVLIIVGNLTVIFVFHCAPLLHHYTTSYFIQTMAYADLLVGLSCLVPTLSLLHYPAGVQEPITCQVFSYVISVLKSVSMACLACISVDRYLAITKPLSYNQLVTPCRLRGCIAIIWVYSSLVFLPSFFGWGKPGYHGDIFEWCAHSWPTSAIFTGFVVCFLYAPAALVVCFTYYHIFRICQQHNREISERRARFPSQEMEPGEGNSGGHHGGHGPDRRYAMVLFRITSVFYMLWLPYIIYFLLESSHVLDIPALSFITTWLAISNSFCNCVIYSLSNSVFRLGMRRLSQTMCSFSHCGADERDFGEPKPRKRANSCSI